A stretch of Pseudolysobacter antarcticus DNA encodes these proteins:
- a CDS encoding EthD family reductase, protein MARMVVIYRTPNNVEVFNQHYFDVHIPLAKKLPGLRKYEISYGPVAVLAGSSDVYLIGTLHFDDLAAIKKAFASPEGQACAADRKVYAPDDTGVQMFLFEDKEI, encoded by the coding sequence ATGGCTCGAATGGTAGTAATTTACCGCACACCGAATAACGTCGAAGTATTTAACCAACATTATTTCGACGTACACATACCGCTAGCCAAGAAACTTCCGGGTCTCAGGAAATACGAGATCAGCTACGGCCCTGTCGCCGTACTTGCCGGATCGTCCGATGTCTATTTGATCGGGACGCTGCATTTCGACGACCTTGCGGCGATCAAAAAGGCATTCGCAAGCCCGGAGGGACAGGCGTGCGCAGCGGACCGCAAAGTTTATGCGCCCGACGATACGGGCGTTCAAATGTTCCTTTTTGAGGACAAGGAAATTTGA
- a CDS encoding putative quinol monooxygenase, which yields MPNKPVVLVNVLKVESKRQEALIALLKQNIDTVVRTLDGWKTSRLIAAADGATVVIYSEWETPAAFEAMRNDARMQACFAKILELANVDSIVGGIVLSESP from the coding sequence ATGCCCAACAAACCTGTCGTCCTTGTCAACGTCCTGAAAGTCGAATCAAAGCGGCAGGAAGCGCTGATCGCGCTCTTGAAGCAAAACATCGACACCGTGGTCCGCACCCTTGACGGCTGGAAAACGAGCCGGCTGATCGCCGCCGCCGACGGTGCGACTGTCGTCATCTACTCCGAGTGGGAGACGCCCGCCGCGTTCGAGGCGATGCGCAACGACGCACGCATGCAAGCCTGTTTCGCGAAGATCCTGGAATTGGCGAACGTCGACTCGATTGTGGGCGGGATCGTGCTAAGCGAAAGCCCGTGA
- a CDS encoding alpha/beta fold hydrolase — MSLSKAAFVLVHGGFHNHSVWDRITPILEAQGFAVLTLDLPGAGVHAVAPTSLGSRPFDPDAFAAERSPMAGVTQEERTKAVVALVKEAASLGDGKIILVGHSAGGLTISAVTEQVPELLLAVVYLSGFMLPNGMPLLAMLQHETMSSALGRGLFVGDPVATGATRINIESTDDAYRSRLKAMFYGDASDAEFVHAASQLHCDEPVAGAVTPSAITPGRFGTVPRHYIRCTQDYAIPLVCQDHMITTVDGSIGGNTTLHTLESSHSPFLSQPAALSKILIDICVQSLAEQSAEAL; from the coding sequence ATGTCACTATCGAAAGCAGCTTTTGTCCTGGTTCACGGCGGTTTTCACAACCATTCGGTGTGGGACAGGATCACCCCAATACTCGAAGCTCAGGGCTTCGCAGTTTTGACGCTTGACCTTCCCGGCGCGGGGGTACATGCGGTAGCGCCAACGTCGCTTGGTTCTCGTCCGTTTGACCCCGACGCGTTCGCCGCCGAGCGCTCACCCATGGCCGGCGTTACGCAGGAGGAGCGCACAAAAGCGGTAGTCGCATTGGTGAAAGAAGCCGCATCGCTCGGCGACGGCAAAATCATCCTGGTCGGACACTCGGCCGGCGGGTTGACGATTTCGGCGGTTACCGAGCAGGTTCCGGAGCTGCTTCTCGCGGTGGTATACCTTTCCGGATTCATGCTGCCGAATGGCATGCCGTTGCTCGCGATGCTGCAGCATGAAACCATGTCTTCGGCGCTGGGGCGCGGGTTGTTCGTAGGCGACCCCGTCGCCACCGGCGCGACCAGAATCAATATTGAATCGACCGATGACGCCTACAGATCGCGGCTCAAAGCAATGTTTTATGGCGACGCGTCGGACGCAGAATTTGTGCATGCGGCGTCGCAACTTCATTGTGACGAACCGGTCGCCGGTGCCGTAACCCCATCGGCAATTACGCCTGGAAGATTTGGCACGGTGCCGCGTCATTACATCCGCTGCACACAGGATTACGCGATTCCGTTGGTCTGCCAGGATCACATGATAACGACGGTTGATGGCAGCATCGGCGGCAACACAACACTCCACACACTGGAAAGCAGCCACTCGCCATTTCTGTCACAACCGGCCGCCCTGTCGAAAATTCTCATCGACATTTGTGTCCAATCCTTGGCCGAACAGAGCGCGGAAGCGCTGTAG
- a CDS encoding sigma-70 family RNA polymerase sigma factor, producing MNTDEFENCLKAFRPRLHRYCARMTGSAVDGEDVLQDTLLKALRARADGTEVDNFEGWLLRIAHHTSLDFLRGNSRNPIVPLVADAETASMPEADIVAVSFQTFLQLPELQRCAVILKDVLGYSVDEIASIAECTSAAAKSALQRGRVALRQLAQVPEDARLPLMSDAARKQIASYVHLFQIGDFDAIRAMLADDVKLELVNRLKLEGRDKIGAYFTRYAEVEKWRFALGAVEGQPAMLVFDSTGPMERPAHFVLIDWRASRIITIRDFLFAAYTLEAVDWVRLG from the coding sequence ATGAACACAGATGAATTCGAGAATTGTCTAAAAGCATTCCGGCCCCGGCTGCACCGCTACTGCGCACGCATGACGGGCTCGGCGGTCGATGGCGAGGATGTATTGCAAGACACACTGCTCAAGGCCCTGCGCGCGCGGGCCGACGGCACGGAGGTGGACAATTTCGAAGGTTGGCTGCTGCGCATCGCCCATCATACGAGCCTGGACTTTCTGCGCGGCAACTCCCGCAACCCGATCGTTCCACTTGTCGCAGACGCCGAAACGGCATCAATGCCCGAGGCTGATATTGTTGCTGTCAGCTTTCAGACCTTCCTGCAGCTACCTGAACTTCAGCGCTGCGCGGTGATCCTCAAGGATGTGCTGGGCTATTCGGTGGACGAGATCGCGAGCATCGCCGAATGTACGTCGGCAGCCGCAAAATCGGCGCTGCAACGCGGTCGCGTAGCGCTGCGGCAACTCGCGCAGGTGCCTGAAGATGCCCGCCTGCCGCTGATGTCCGACGCGGCCCGCAAGCAGATTGCAAGCTATGTTCATCTGTTTCAGATCGGTGATTTCGATGCAATTCGCGCCATGCTTGCCGACGACGTGAAGCTTGAGCTGGTAAACCGGCTCAAGCTTGAAGGCCGCGACAAGATTGGCGCCTATTTCACGCGCTACGCGGAAGTGGAGAAATGGCGGTTCGCCCTCGGTGCGGTCGAAGGGCAACCGGCGATGCTGGTCTTCGACAGCACCGGCCCGATGGAACGACCTGCGCATTTTGTCCTGATCGACTGGCGCGCAAGCCGGATTATCACGATCCGCGATTTCCTGTTCGCTGCGTATACGCTCGAAGCCGTAGATTGGGTGCGGTTAGGCTGA